Proteins encoded in a region of the Rutidosis leptorrhynchoides isolate AG116_Rl617_1_P2 chromosome 9, CSIRO_AGI_Rlap_v1, whole genome shotgun sequence genome:
- the LOC139866464 gene encoding histidine-containing phosphotransfer protein 1-like — protein MDVTQLQRQFVEYTTSLYQEGYLDDQFNQLVKLQDESNPDFVVEVVSLFFEDSEKLLNNLATALQQENVDYKLVDAHVHQFKGSSSSIGAQRVKNVCIAFRNYCDQKNLDGCVLCLQQARNEYILTRHKLEALFNLEQQIVQAGGSVPMMA, from the exons ATGGATGTCACTCAATTGCAAAGACAGTTTGTCGAATACACAACTTCTTTGTATCAGGAG GGATATCTTGATGATCAGTTTAATCAACTTGTGAAATTGCAAGATGAGAGCAATCCAGATTTTGTTGTTGAAGTTGTGTCCCTTTTTTTCGAAGATTCTGAAAAGCTTCTTAACAATTTGGCCACTGCTCT TCAGCAGGAGAATGTCGATTATAAGCTAGTCGATGCGCATGTGCACCAGTTCAAGGGTAGTAGTTCCAG CATAGGAGCACAACGCGTTAAAAATGTGTGCATCGCCTTCCGAAATTACTGTGATCAGAAAAACCTTGATGG GTGTGTATTATGTCTGCAACAAGCGAGAAATGAATACATCCTCACAAGGCACAAACTCGAAGCGTTATTTAAT CTCGAGCAACAAATCGTACAAGCTGGTGGATCAGTCCCTATGATGGCGTAG
- the LOC139868866 gene encoding low affinity sulfate transporter 3-like, with protein sequence MAASDHVFNAETQDQIHLSVNDRQRITERTQWVLDSPDPPGFFKEILVSVINTVFCRGNKKLGPLQKTSLVAFLHSVFPILSWAKDYKGSMFKGDLLSGLTVASLCIPQSIGYAALAQLKPQYGLYTSVVPPLIYSTMGTSRELAIGPVAVASLLTSAMVSKVVNPIIDPAAYTKLVFTVTFFTGTFQALFGIFRLGFLIDFLSQAAVVGFMAGAAIVIGLQQLKGLLAMTHFTTKTDVVSVLIAVVKSIKNSEWHPKNFILGCSFLVFIFITRYIGKRIKKLFWLPAIAPLVSVILSTTIVYLTRADEHGIKIIKHVKGGFNPSSVNQLQFNSPHLLESIKIGLVCSIIALTEAMAVGRSFATIKGYHLDGNKEMIAMGFMNICGSMSSCYVATGAFARTAVNVYAGCQTALSNVVMAITVLVMLQLLTGLLYYTPIAILSSIILSALPGLINYTEAYNIWKVDKLDFLACVGAFFGVLFSSVEMGLMVAVTVSFAKINLSALRPRVEELGRLPGTDIFCEVDQYPAAHAVTGVLIIRLNSGLLCFTNANPLRDRILRWVAEENVKEATKKRINGIILDMSCVTNIDYAGILALEETNEELLSRGIKLAIASPKWQVIHKLKVAKFVDKVRTDCIFLTVSEAVDSFDGSKFNDPSSY encoded by the exons ATGGCTGCATCAGATCATGTGTTTAATGCTGAAACACAAGATCAGATTCATCTTAGCGTTAACGACCGTCAACGGATCACTGAGAGGACCCAATGGGTTCTTGATTCACCCGACCCTCCTGGTTTTTTCAAAGAGATTCTTGTTTCGGTCATAAATACTGTTTTTTGTCGGGGAAACAAAAAACTCGGCCCGTTACAAAAAACTAGTCTTGTGGCGTTTTTGCATTCCGTGTTTCCGATACTTAGTTGGGCTAAGGACTACAAAGGATCCATGTTCAAAGGTGACTTGCTTTCCGGATTAACCGTCGCTAGCTTATGCATACCCCAG AGTATTGGATATGCTGCTTTAGCCCAACTTAAACCTCAATATGGTTTAT ACACGAGTGTCGTACCTCCTTTAATATATTCAACAATGGGTACTTCACGAGAGTTAGCTATCGGTCCAGTGGCTGTAGCTTCGTTGCTGACATCAGCAATGGTCTCAAAAGTCGTAAATCCAATCATTGATCCTGCAGCGTATACTAAGCTTGTGTTCACAGTCACCTTTTTCACCGGCACGTTTCAAGCTCTTTTTGGAATTTTTAG GTTGGGTTTTCTCATCGATTTTCTGTCACAAGCAGCTGTCGTTGGATTCATGGCAGGTGCAGCCATTGTTATAGGTCTCCAACAGCTCAAAGGTTTACTTGCTATGACCCATTTCACCACAAAAACTGACGTTGTCTCTGTTTTGATCGCTGTTGTTAAATCAATCAAGAATTCA gagtGGCACCCTAAGAATTTTATCCTTGGATGTTCGTTCCTCGTCTTCATCTTCATCACGAGATATATT GGGAAGAGGATCAAGAAGCTATTCTGGTTACCAGCTATCGCTCCGTTAGTATCAGTCATCCTTTCCACCACTATCGTATACCTAACGAGAGCTGATGAACAtggaattaaaataattaaacatgTTAAAGGAGGATTTAATCCAAGTTCAGTTAATCAGTTACAGTTCAACAGTCCACACCTCCTTGAATCAATCAAAATCGGGCTTGTTTGTTCTATAATCGCTCTTACG GAAGCAATGGCAGTTGGCCGGTCTTTCGCTACCATTAAAGGGTATCATTTGGATGGAAATAAAGAAATGATAGCTATGGGGTTCATGAACATTTGTGGATCTATGTCTTCTTGCTATGTTGCAAcag GTGCGTTTGCACGGACTGCTGTCAACGTTTATGCTGGGTGCCAAACAGCGCTATCAAATGTAGTCATGGCTATTACGGTTCTTGTAATGCTACAATTGCTAACAGGCCTTTTATACTACACTCCTATTGCGATACTATCCTCGATAATCTTATCTGCCCTTCCCGGGTTAATCAACTACACCGAAGCCTATAATATCTGGAAAGTTGACAAATTGGACTTTTTGGCTTGTGTTGGAGCTTTCTTTGGCGTGTTATTCTCTTCTGTAGAGATGGGTCTTATGGTGGCT GTTACGGTTTCATTTGCTAAGATAAACCTTAGTGCATTACGACCTCGTGTTGAAGAGCTGGGGAGGCTTCCGGGAACAGATATTTTCTGTGAAGTTGATCAGTATCCTGCCGCTCATGCGGTTACGGGCGTTCTAATAATCCGACTTAATTCTGGTCTGCTTTGTTTTACAAATGCAAATCCACTCAGAGATAG GATATTAAGATGGGTAGCGGAAGAGAACGTAAAAGAAGCGACTAAAAAACGTATCAATGGAATAATCCTCGACATGTCCT GTGTGACAAACATCGATTATGCCGGAATCTTAGCATTGGAAGAAACCAACGAAGAGTTGCTTTCTAGAGGCATCAAA TTAGCGATTGCAAGCCCAAAATGGCAAGTGATACACAAGCTGAAAGTAGCAAAGTTTGTTGATAAAGTTCGAACAGACTGCATCTTCCTCACTGTTTCTGAAGCCGTTGATTCATTTGATGGTTCAAAGTTCAACGATCCTAGTAGTTATTGA